In Helianthus annuus cultivar XRQ/B chromosome 3, HanXRQr2.0-SUNRISE, whole genome shotgun sequence, a single window of DNA contains:
- the LOC110932145 gene encoding cysteine-rich receptor-like protein kinase 10: MEECDDLKIPLEDVILATNNFALNKRVGWGGFGTVYIGELSRPEGLITVACKRLDPKFGQGDVEFQNEIRILSKYKHENLVTLLHFCIEGDERILVYEYAARGSLDCYLSYPSLTWTQRLKICVGVAHALNYLHDPKDAQHRIIHPDIKSSNILLDEEWNAKVSDFGLSRDSGADLS, translated from the coding sequence ATGGAAGAGTGTGATGACCTCAAAATTCCATTGGAAGATGTTATATTGGCCACCAACAATTTTGCACTCAACAAACGAGTTGGGTGGGGTGGGTTTGGAACGGTGTACATAGGAGAACTCTCTCGCCCAGAGGGACTCATAACGGTAGCGTGTAAGCGTTTAGATCCAAAATTCGGGCAAGGGGATGTTGAGTTTCAGAATGAGATCAGAATCCTTAGCAAATACAAGCATGAAAACTTAGTCACTCTCCTACACTTTTGCATTGAGGGTGACGAGAGGATCCTTGTGTACGAGTATGCAGCTCGTGGGAGCCTCGATTGCTATTTAAGCTACCCTAGTCTTACATGGACTCAACGTCTTAAGATATGTGTTGGAGTTGCCCACGCACTAAACTATCTTCATGATCCAAAGGACGCCCAACATAGAATAATCCATCCAGACATCAAAAGTTCCAACATCCTTTTGGATGAGGAATGGAATGCAAAGGTTTCGGATTTTGGTCTATCTAGAGACTCAGGGGCGGATTTAAGTTGA